Proteins encoded by one window of Moorella humiferrea:
- a CDS encoding mechanosensitive ion channel family protein yields the protein MPNVNWYALWLGLKPRMLIFLEKLFWAALIALAALVALNLATSLIRRFFKGRKRDPHKEKTLETLLTSALRYLVYAVAVMLILEQFVDITPIIAGAGVLGLAVGFGAQSLVKDLITGFFIIFEDQFHVGDFVEINGQVSGTVEELGLRLTTIREWSGKKFYIANSEIKTVRNYNREEMRAIVTATFPFEEDPRKIREVLEEVCREAAFELADELIQGPDGPVEPPHVHGVTDIDKSDKGGQFTITALTKPGSLWVVEKTLREKVWQACRDNGIRLAYPARVYLGGRNNEF from the coding sequence ATGCCGAATGTAAACTGGTATGCCTTGTGGCTTGGTTTAAAGCCGCGCATGCTGATATTCCTTGAAAAGCTTTTTTGGGCGGCGCTTATTGCCCTGGCCGCCCTCGTTGCCCTCAATCTGGCCACGAGTCTTATTCGCCGCTTTTTTAAGGGCAGGAAGCGGGATCCACATAAAGAAAAAACCCTGGAAACCCTGTTGACGTCGGCGCTGCGATATCTCGTTTATGCCGTGGCCGTGATGCTGATCCTGGAACAATTTGTAGATATTACTCCCATAATTGCCGGGGCCGGCGTTTTGGGTCTGGCGGTTGGCTTCGGCGCCCAGAGCCTGGTAAAGGACCTGATTACGGGCTTTTTCATCATTTTTGAAGACCAGTTTCATGTAGGCGATTTTGTAGAAATCAACGGCCAGGTGTCGGGTACGGTGGAGGAACTGGGGCTGCGCCTGACCACAATCCGGGAATGGAGCGGCAAAAAGTTTTACATCGCCAACAGCGAGATTAAGACGGTGCGGAATTACAACCGGGAAGAAATGCGGGCCATCGTTACGGCCACCTTTCCCTTTGAAGAGGATCCCCGTAAAATACGGGAGGTACTGGAAGAAGTTTGCCGCGAGGCGGCATTTGAACTGGCCGATGAACTCATTCAAGGGCCGGACGGCCCGGTGGAGCCACCCCATGTCCATGGTGTCACGGATATTGATAAATCGGATAAAGGAGGCCAGTTTACCATTACCGCCCTGACCAAGCCGGGTTCTTTGTGGGTGGTGGAGAAAACTTTACGGGAAAAGGTTTGGCAGGCCTGCCGGGACAACGGTATCCGTCTTGCTTATCCGGCCAGGGTTTATCTCGGCGGTCGCAATAATGAATTCTAG
- the spoVT gene encoding stage V sporulation protein T encodes MKATGIVRRIDDLGRVVIPKEIRRTLRIREGDPLEIFVDREGEVILKKYSPIGELGDFAKEYADSLHEAIGHIACIADRDNIIAVAGAPKKEFLDKPIGPAVEKVMEERKPVLINSPTEEWLPIDGEGEAYKFTAEVIAPIIAEGDPIGAVIICSREPGVKMGDMELKLAETAAGFLAKQMEQ; translated from the coding sequence GTGAAAGCGACAGGCATTGTACGACGCATTGACGATCTAGGACGCGTGGTAATACCCAAGGAAATCAGGCGCACCCTGCGGATTCGCGAAGGTGATCCCTTGGAAATCTTCGTCGACCGCGAAGGCGAAGTAATTTTAAAAAAATATTCGCCCATTGGTGAGCTTGGAGATTTTGCCAAGGAATACGCCGATTCCCTTCATGAAGCCATCGGGCATATAGCCTGTATTGCCGACCGGGACAATATTATTGCGGTGGCCGGTGCCCCCAAAAAGGAATTCCTGGATAAGCCCATCGGGCCGGCAGTGGAAAAGGTTATGGAAGAGCGCAAACCCGTGCTCATAAACTCGCCCACAGAAGAATGGTTGCCCATTGACGGAGAAGGGGAGGCATATAAATTTACGGCTGAGGTTATAGCGCCCATAATTGCCGAAGGCGATCCCATAGGGGCCGTGATTATCTGTTCCCGGGAGCCTGGGGTAAAAATGGGGGATATGGAACTAAAATTGGCCGAGACGGCGGCGGGTTTTCTGGCCAAACAAATGGAACAATAA